Proteins from a genomic interval of Alteromonas macleodii ATCC 27126:
- a CDS encoding retropepsin-like aspartic protease: protein MSVKSKIPLFVLLTFWLACTSAVSAIEQNIPLSQSKGGTLYLEATLESNIKASFLLDTGSSLLTLNQATFDALTRNQKLLATRTSAARMANGKIVKISQYQLNSVRIGNTCEVGPVEVAVLPKGNNILGINTLLRVAPLTITPDAVILAGCE from the coding sequence GTGAGTGTAAAATCTAAAATTCCCTTATTTGTTCTGCTAACTTTTTGGTTAGCGTGCACATCTGCCGTGTCAGCGATAGAGCAAAATATTCCTCTTTCACAAAGCAAAGGCGGAACACTGTATCTAGAAGCGACCCTAGAATCGAACATAAAGGCTTCGTTTCTATTAGATACGGGTTCAAGCTTGTTAACCCTCAATCAAGCTACGTTCGATGCGCTAACAAGAAATCAAAAGCTTCTTGCCACCAGAACCTCTGCTGCCAGAATGGCAAATGGAAAGATCGTTAAAATATCTCAGTATCAATTAAACTCGGTTCGTATAGGAAATACGTGCGAAGTGGGGCCAGTTGAAGTGGCTGTGCTTCCCAAAGGGAACAATATTTTAGGTATTAATACGTTGCTTAGGGTCGCACCTTTAACTATAACACCAGACGCTGTGATTTTAGCCGGGTGTGAATAG
- a CDS encoding nitroreductase family protein, with translation MQPHDHSPLSDFIEYPEEQMLSRSEDFLKTMQRRHSIRHFSDKHVDKAVIENCILTAGTAPSGANHQPWHFAAIQSPEVKQQIREQAEAHERGFYNGRAGQQWLDDLKPLGTDASKPYLETAPWLIAVFSQKFGETETGEKSQNYYVHESVGIAVGMLITSLHNAGLATLTHTPKPMNFLTEVCQRPDNERAYMLIIAGYPADNATIPAHAMQKKSLSEIASFL, from the coding sequence ATGCAGCCTCACGACCATTCTCCGCTCAGTGATTTTATTGAGTACCCTGAAGAGCAAATGCTTTCCCGAAGCGAAGATTTTTTGAAAACCATGCAGCGCCGCCACAGTATTCGTCACTTTAGTGACAAGCACGTTGATAAAGCGGTAATCGAAAACTGTATTTTGACTGCTGGCACGGCACCCAGTGGAGCGAATCATCAGCCTTGGCATTTCGCCGCCATTCAGTCGCCCGAAGTAAAACAACAAATACGCGAACAGGCTGAAGCGCATGAGCGCGGTTTTTATAATGGGCGTGCGGGGCAACAGTGGCTAGATGACCTAAAGCCGTTAGGCACTGACGCAAGTAAACCCTATCTGGAAACCGCGCCTTGGCTTATTGCCGTATTCAGTCAAAAGTTTGGAGAGACAGAAACGGGCGAAAAAAGCCAAAACTACTATGTGCACGAATCGGTGGGTATCGCGGTGGGTATGCTTATTACTTCACTCCACAACGCAGGTTTGGCAACCTTGACTCACACACCAAAGCCAATGAACTTTTTAACCGAAGTCTGTCAACGGCCTGATAACGAGCGTGCTTATATGCTTATTATTGCAGGCTATCCGGCGGATAACGCCACAATTCCTGCACACGCCATGCAAAAAAAGTCGCTTAGCGAAATTGCGAGCTTTCTTTAA
- the dksA gene encoding RNA polymerase-binding protein DksA, which produces MSKTLTKEALLAASEDDYMNDEQLEFFKELLNDLKQQTMAHIEEMKASLSQPPEINDEVDRAQYEEESRLSLRILDRERKLLPKIDKSLRRIKDKSFGYCLETGEPIGIPRLLIRPVSEYCADVKMVNEGREQHYYSQRK; this is translated from the coding sequence ATGAGTAAAACGTTGACTAAAGAAGCGCTTCTTGCCGCCAGTGAAGACGACTACATGAACGATGAGCAGCTTGAATTTTTTAAAGAATTGCTCAACGATTTAAAACAGCAAACCATGGCTCATATTGAAGAGATGAAGGCATCGTTAAGTCAACCTCCTGAGATAAACGATGAAGTTGATCGGGCGCAGTATGAAGAAGAATCCAGGCTTTCTCTTCGAATTTTGGACAGGGAGCGAAAGCTACTTCCTAAAATCGATAAGTCGTTGCGACGAATAAAAGACAAGTCTTTTGGATACTGCTTGGAGACCGGAGAACCCATTGGCATTCCTAGGTTACTGATAAGGCCTGTCTCAGAATACTGCGCCGATGTGAAAATGGTAAACGAAGGCAGAGAGCAGCATTATTACTCACAAAGAAAGTAA
- a CDS encoding YaeQ family protein, translated as MALKATIFKADISITDMDRNYYNDHNLTIARHPSENDERMMLRVVAFIVNAHERLQFTKGLSDDDVPDLWQKSFSDEIELWIELGQPSEQRIKKGCNQSQQMMIYSYADNSFDAWWKKEHNKLQTKKNLSVFTLPESLAATLANAVHRSMQIQVTIQDGQMWLTIEGADVTESVEVSIEKHL; from the coding sequence ATGGCTCTTAAAGCGACCATTTTTAAAGCTGACATATCCATCACGGATATGGATCGCAATTACTATAACGACCACAACCTTACTATTGCCCGTCACCCTTCTGAAAATGACGAACGAATGATGCTGCGCGTGGTTGCGTTTATTGTTAATGCTCATGAACGCCTACAGTTTACCAAAGGGCTGTCTGACGATGACGTTCCAGATTTATGGCAAAAGAGTTTTAGCGATGAAATAGAACTGTGGATTGAGTTAGGCCAACCCTCTGAACAGCGCATCAAAAAGGGCTGCAATCAAAGCCAACAAATGATGATTTATTCCTACGCCGACAACAGCTTCGACGCGTGGTGGAAGAAAGAACATAACAAGCTACAAACCAAAAAGAACTTATCAGTTTTCACTTTGCCAGAGTCGCTTGCCGCTACTTTGGCCAATGCTGTTCATCGCTCTATGCAAATACAGGTTACTATTCAAGATGGGCAAATGTGGCTAACCATTGAAGGTGCAGATGTCACCGAGAGCGTTGAAGTGTCTATAGAGAAGCATTTGTAA
- a CDS encoding M3 family metallopeptidase, with translation MKKLLISATISSILLATGCTEQASTMNKTATTQTDSAKAEQTNPLFMTSSLTYGAPQFDLIKDEHFIPAFEKGMEQHLQEVEKIASNPDAPTFDNTLLALEKSGSLLTRTSRVFFNLVGTDSSPERREIQKILAPKLAAHSDTINLNSALLKRIETLYNQRDALELDTESIRLLEEYYSDFVRAGAKLNESDKQKIREINEEHSTLTTQFSQNLLAESSEIAVVVNDVEQLSGMSERQIKAASDAAKAADKEGKYLLRITNTTRQPVLTSLENRALRQQVWEASAYRNQSGVYDNTKIISRLAGLRAQKAALLGFDSWAAYSLDKQMAGSPSAVYDMLGSMVPAVLKNVEKEAADIKAMIEAEGNNFELKPWDWAFYAEKVRQAKYELDENEVKQYFEFNRVLEDGVFFTMNKLYGVRFKPRPDLPVYHPDVKAYELFDVNGDSLAIFYADYFSRKGKRGGAWMSSFVGQSKLLSQKPVVVNVMNINKAPDGEPTLVSYDHVTTMFHEMGHGLHGMLSDVNYPTLAGTSVSRDYVEFPSTFEEDWAAHPDVIANYAKHYETGEPIPEALLEKVIRSRTFNMGYDTLEYMSAALLDMEWHSISADQAPEDVQAFEAQALDKHNVGLSYVPPRYKSAFFAHSMGGGYSAGYYAYMWSEILAADAFAYMQELGGLKLENGMKYRKEILSTGNSRPPMESYKAFRGKAPTTDALLIRRGLKTKLD, from the coding sequence ATGAAAAAGCTCCTTATTTCAGCCACGATATCTTCTATACTTTTGGCAACAGGCTGCACCGAACAGGCGTCAACAATGAATAAGACTGCTACAACGCAGACTGACTCAGCAAAAGCAGAGCAGACGAACCCTTTATTTATGACAAGTTCACTGACTTACGGCGCGCCGCAATTTGATTTGATAAAGGACGAGCATTTCATTCCTGCATTTGAAAAAGGAATGGAACAGCACTTACAAGAAGTAGAAAAAATAGCGTCTAACCCTGACGCCCCCACCTTTGATAATACGCTGCTAGCGCTTGAAAAAAGTGGAAGTTTACTCACCAGAACTAGCCGAGTATTTTTCAACTTAGTAGGAACAGATAGCTCGCCTGAACGCAGAGAAATCCAAAAAATTCTAGCGCCAAAGCTGGCGGCTCACAGCGATACCATTAATTTAAATAGTGCGCTTTTAAAGCGTATTGAAACGCTATACAACCAGCGCGACGCGTTGGAGTTAGATACTGAATCAATCCGACTACTCGAAGAGTATTACTCTGATTTTGTTCGCGCTGGCGCTAAACTCAATGAATCAGATAAACAGAAGATACGTGAAATAAACGAAGAACATTCAACCTTAACCACGCAGTTTTCTCAAAACCTACTGGCAGAGTCATCTGAAATTGCGGTGGTAGTAAATGACGTAGAGCAGCTGTCAGGGATGTCAGAGCGCCAAATAAAGGCCGCATCAGATGCTGCTAAAGCTGCTGATAAAGAAGGCAAGTATCTTCTACGTATCACGAACACTACTCGTCAACCTGTCCTTACTTCACTAGAAAATAGAGCACTTCGCCAGCAAGTGTGGGAAGCATCAGCATACCGAAACCAATCTGGGGTATACGACAACACCAAAATTATTAGCCGATTGGCAGGACTGCGCGCACAAAAAGCAGCATTGCTTGGATTTGATAGCTGGGCGGCCTACAGCCTAGACAAACAAATGGCCGGTTCGCCAAGCGCTGTATACGACATGCTAGGCAGTATGGTGCCCGCTGTGCTTAAAAACGTTGAAAAAGAAGCCGCTGACATTAAAGCAATGATTGAAGCGGAAGGTAATAACTTCGAACTAAAGCCTTGGGATTGGGCTTTCTACGCAGAAAAGGTAAGACAAGCTAAATACGAGCTAGATGAAAACGAGGTGAAACAATACTTCGAATTTAATCGCGTGCTTGAAGATGGCGTATTTTTCACTATGAATAAATTGTACGGAGTGCGCTTCAAGCCCCGTCCAGATTTGCCGGTTTACCACCCTGATGTAAAGGCTTACGAGCTGTTTGATGTAAATGGTGACAGTTTAGCGATTTTTTATGCCGACTACTTTTCTCGCAAAGGTAAACGCGGTGGAGCTTGGATGAGTTCGTTCGTAGGACAGTCGAAATTGCTCTCGCAAAAGCCTGTTGTGGTTAATGTAATGAACATAAACAAAGCGCCTGATGGCGAGCCTACATTAGTCAGTTACGATCATGTTACTACCATGTTCCATGAAATGGGTCACGGACTTCACGGCATGCTGTCAGACGTAAATTACCCAACGTTGGCCGGCACATCTGTCTCGCGAGACTATGTAGAGTTCCCTTCTACCTTCGAAGAAGACTGGGCAGCCCACCCTGACGTTATTGCAAACTATGCCAAGCATTATGAAACTGGCGAGCCTATTCCAGAGGCTCTGCTGGAAAAGGTGATTCGTTCACGTACATTCAATATGGGTTATGACACATTGGAATATATGTCTGCAGCACTGCTTGATATGGAGTGGCATTCTATCTCTGCCGATCAGGCGCCTGAAGATGTCCAAGCCTTTGAAGCCCAAGCTCTCGATAAACATAATGTTGGCTTGTCTTATGTACCGCCTCGTTATAAGTCAGCATTCTTTGCACATTCAATGGGTGGCGGCTATTCCGCTGGCTACTATGCCTATATGTGGAGTGAAATTTTAGCTGCTGATGCCTTTGCTTATATGCAAGAACTCGGCGGATTAAAGTTAGAAAACGGTATGAAATATAGAAAGGAAATCTTATCTACCGGCAATTCTCGTCCCCCGATGGAGTCTTATAAAGCATTCCGAGGAAAAGCGCCAACAACAGATGCTCTGCTTATTCGCAGAGGGCTTAAAACCAAACTCGACTAA
- a CDS encoding sugar efflux transporter: MSSRHAFSPQLPFLLLSLLTGLTSSFVTPLMSYFLIDEINVEPIYISIYMVSVTLSGLVISQYLGHLADKGFNANRLYGLTMICVGIAMVAFIFSKQFWHVFLAGVLFMSVGAGAVSQMLTVSGLWAKNQDIDLAAFNSKVRAAISLAWVVGPPLAFTLVANFGFAASFSVAIACVIVATLFVVNVVPPQKANQQSLNTTLKGSLSLPFWLVGLAILAGMAGNVMYLSSMPLYVMNELGLPENLPGLMMGVVAALEIPTMLLAAKLARRFPPAGIMAVAFIFGCCFYVGVYFSQSSWELLTLQILNALFYGLYAGIGLTLLQQQAPDLTGFTSAFYSNATRVGMMLGTIGAGTVAQFFSFRDATIGSLCIAIFGLNVMLVFMFVKREAR; this comes from the coding sequence ATGTCATCGCGTCACGCATTCTCTCCACAACTTCCTTTTTTACTGTTAAGTCTATTAACTGGCCTAACATCGTCGTTTGTTACGCCACTGATGAGCTATTTCCTCATTGATGAGATCAACGTTGAGCCTATTTATATAAGTATTTATATGGTGTCCGTTACGCTATCAGGGTTGGTGATCAGTCAGTACCTCGGGCACTTGGCAGACAAAGGTTTTAACGCAAATCGCCTTTACGGGCTAACCATGATTTGCGTGGGCATTGCCATGGTCGCCTTTATCTTTAGCAAACAGTTTTGGCACGTATTTCTCGCTGGCGTCTTGTTTATGTCGGTGGGCGCTGGAGCCGTGTCTCAAATGTTGACCGTTTCGGGATTATGGGCAAAAAACCAAGACATTGACTTAGCTGCATTTAACTCAAAAGTTCGCGCTGCCATCTCTCTCGCTTGGGTGGTAGGCCCGCCGCTAGCATTTACGCTGGTTGCCAATTTTGGCTTCGCAGCGTCCTTCTCGGTGGCCATTGCATGTGTGATTGTTGCAACGCTTTTTGTGGTGAACGTTGTGCCGCCTCAAAAAGCCAATCAACAGTCACTCAATACAACGCTTAAAGGCTCGCTATCACTGCCGTTTTGGCTTGTGGGGTTAGCCATACTTGCCGGAATGGCAGGCAATGTCATGTATTTATCATCCATGCCTTTGTACGTAATGAATGAACTGGGGTTGCCGGAAAATTTGCCTGGGCTAATGATGGGGGTTGTGGCAGCACTTGAAATACCTACCATGCTGCTAGCAGCCAAATTAGCCCGACGGTTCCCACCTGCGGGTATCATGGCTGTGGCGTTTATTTTCGGCTGTTGCTTTTACGTTGGCGTGTACTTTTCTCAGTCAAGTTGGGAGTTATTGACCCTTCAAATATTGAACGCACTGTTCTACGGTTTATATGCTGGTATTGGATTGACCTTACTGCAACAACAAGCGCCCGACTTAACTGGATTCACTTCAGCGTTTTATTCAAACGCCACTCGGGTGGGTATGATGCTAGGCACCATTGGCGCAGGCACCGTGGCTCAATTTTTTAGCTTCAGAGATGCCACTATTGGGTCGTTGTGCATTGCCATATTTGGCTTAAACGTGATGTTAGTGTTCATGTTTGTAAAACGAGAAGCACGCTAA